The genomic stretch CGCTGCATAAAAAAAGACCCGGGGTAAAGACCCGGGCCTTTTTTATCGAGCAGTATTTGTTATGCGATTAGAACAATCCGGTCACCTGGCCGGTCTGCGGATCGACATCCACCCGTCTGAAGGCCGGGTTGGAGCCGGTTCCAGGCATCAGGCTGATGGTTCCTGCGCAGGGGCAGAGAAACTTGGCACCGGAATAAATCAGCACGTCCCGAATGGGCAGCGTCCAGCCTTTGGGTGCACCCTTGACCGTGGGATCGTGACTCAGGCTGAGATGGGTTTTGACCATCATGGTTGCAAAGTCGGCGTACTTGGGATCATCCTCGAGCATCTTGGCTTTGGCCTCGGCCTCCGGAGTCCAAGACACACCGTCCGCACCGTAAACTTCCTTGGAAATCAAATCGACGCGGTCGCGCAGTTTCATCTCTAACGGATAGAGGAATTTAAACTCGTTTTCTTCCTCACAGGCCTCGACCACGGCATCGGCAAATTCCAGTGCGCCATCGCCGCCCATCTCCCAGTGTTTGGACTCGGCACAGCGGGCACCGGCTGCTTCGGCTGCCTTGCGGACAATGTTACATTCCGCATCGGTATCGGTGAAGAACCTGTTGATACACACCACCGGGTTGATGCCGGCCTTGCGGATGGTGTTGATGTGATGCACCATGTTTACGCAGCCCTCTTCAACCATTCCCAGGTTCTCTTTGGTGTACGCATCCGGCATGGCGATACCCGGTGTGACTTTGGGCCCACCGCCGTGGCTTTTCAATGCACGAATGGTGGTGGTCAGTACCGATACATGCGGTTTCAATCCGCTGAAGCGGGATTTGACGTTCCAGAATTTTTCAAAGCCGATATCGGCACCGAAACCGGATTCGGTGATGTGATAGTCGAACAGTTTCAACCCCACGCGGTCGGCGATAATGGAGGACTGGCCCACGGCGATGTTGGCAAACGGTCCCGCATGCACCATACAGGGGTTGTATTCGGCGGTGCACATCATGGTGGGGTTGATGGTGTTGCGCATAAACGCGGTCATGGCGTTGCCGACTTCCAGATCACCGGTGGTGACGGGTTTACCGCTCTTGTCGAAAGCCACGGTGATGTTGTTGAGCCGTTCTTTCAAATCGGCCAGATCACGAATCACTGCCAGAATGGCCATACATTCGGAGCCAACCGCAATACCGAATTTGGACTGCATGGTAAAGCCATCCATACGGCCACCAATACCGATAATGATATTTCGCAGGGCCTGGGCGCAAAAGTCGATGATCCAGCCCATCTCCACCCGGGTGGGGTCGATATTCAAGCGCGGCATGCCGGTCAACCGGTCCAGCTGTTCGTCATTGTAGTTACGCTCATGCTGCATGCGCGCGGTCAAGGCCACCATGGCCAGGTTATGGGCATTCATGATATCGTTGATGTCGCCGGTCAGACCCAATGAGAATTCGGTCATGGGAATCAGCAGCGAGTTGCCGCCGCCTGCAGCGGTTCCCTTTACGTTCATGGTCGGCCCGCCGGAGGGCTGGCGCAGTGCCCCGCCCACGTTTTTGCCGCGTTTACCGAGGCCTTCCATCAATCCACAGGAAGTGGTGCTTTTGCCTTCTCCCAGCGGGGTCGGCGTGATGGCGGTCACCTCGATGTATTTTCCATCCGGTTTGTCCTGGAGACGATTGATAATTTTCAAAAAGTCCAGTTTCGCCAGTCGGCCCATCGGAAGTATTTCGTCCTTTTCCAGGCCAAGTTTGTCCCGCCATTCATCCGGTGTCGGCATGTTCGGTTCAGCCGCCTCGGAAATCTGCCAGTCAGCCATTTCTACTGCATTATAAGCCATAAATTGTCCTCCTCATGGTAATAAAAGTTAGCATTTCAGAAACCTTACAGGTTCCTCGTTTAATTATCTTACAATTTTTTCTATATATTCAACTGGTTCTGAGCTTTTTTTTAATAAAGTAATTTTCGTATCATGAAAAATTTGATTTGGCAAGAGATATATACCATAAAAACATCACATTCAGCCCTTATTTTTCTGTTTTTGTTTTATAGTAATTACCACAAATATTTGTTTTTCAATCTTAGTCGGTTCGTCAGGAGAATCGCCTGTTTGGCCGGTACCAGACTTCACAATCTTATCTGAAAATAAACGTACGGCAGCTATCTCGGAAAGATTAGAATTGAACCAGCCCCAAGGGACAGAATCTTACGGAAGCGTTGATCGTCTCTGCCTGTATGGGCTTACCTGAGAAGATAGGGGGCGTGTTACGATACCGATCTCATCTGTAAGTCTTGTACCGGCCAAACAGGCGATTCTCCTGACGAACCTTAGTTTTAATGAATCGTTGTGCCCAGTCGGACAGGAGAATTTATGAGAAACAATATCATGTTAAATCGATGAGGGTTCTGTCTTGTTCTGCAATTGATTTAAACTGAAA from Thermodesulfobacteriota bacterium encodes the following:
- a CDS encoding formate--tetrahydrofolate ligase → MAYNAVEMADWQISEAAEPNMPTPDEWRDKLGLEKDEILPMGRLAKLDFLKIINRLQDKPDGKYIEVTAITPTPLGEGKSTTSCGLMEGLGKRGKNVGGALRQPSGGPTMNVKGTAAGGGNSLLIPMTEFSLGLTGDINDIMNAHNLAMVALTARMQHERNYNDEQLDRLTGMPRLNIDPTRVEMGWIIDFCAQALRNIIIGIGGRMDGFTMQSKFGIAVGSECMAILAVIRDLADLKERLNNITVAFDKSGKPVTTGDLEVGNAMTAFMRNTINPTMMCTAEYNPCMVHAGPFANIAVGQSSIIADRVGLKLFDYHITESGFGADIGFEKFWNVKSRFSGLKPHVSVLTTTIRALKSHGGGPKVTPGIAMPDAYTKENLGMVEEGCVNMVHHINTIRKAGINPVVCINRFFTDTDAECNIVRKAAEAAGARCAESKHWEMGGDGALEFADAVVEACEEENEFKFLYPLEMKLRDRVDLISKEVYGADGVSWTPEAEAKAKMLEDDPKYADFATMMVKTHLSLSHDPTVKGAPKGWTLPIRDVLIYSGAKFLCPCAGTISLMPGTGSNPAFRRVDVDPQTGQVTGLF